In Pseudemcibacter aquimaris, the sequence GACGCAGTAAAAAACAGACTTTCCGGTTCGCAGGACAGCTAATCCAGACTATATCGCAATCAATTTTATTGGTTGACCCCATACATAAATTACGCAATGATTTCCGCAATTATTTACATACAAAATAACAGGAGGAAATCTTGCGGAAATTATCAACAACTTTTCTATCACTTGCAACAGCAGGGTTATTAACCACATCCGCACTGGCGCAAACCACCGTTTCATTTTCGGATAACGTCCCGTCACAAGGCAACCTTGTGATTGGCGTATTTGAAAATGGTGACCTCGGCAGTTTCGGACAAACGATTGACAGCAATTCAAATGGCGCCTTGAGCCATGCCATTAAAGCCGCCGATTTTAAAGCAGGCGAGATGAGCACGAAAGTCATCCCTGCCCCAATGGGGTCTGGATATGATCAGATTATGCTTGTGGGACTTGGTGCAAAGGGCGAAGAAAAATCTGACCTTCAGTGGCAAAAAATTGGCGGTGACGCCGCACAAGACGCGGTAAAAGCATTTAAGCAAGCCCCATCAATGGTATATGACGTATCCGCAAATGCGACTGCAAATCTGGCTTACGGCGCAAAGCTTGGTATTTATTATTTTGATAAATATTACACAAAAGAAAGCCGCCAGAAGAGCCAGGAAAACATTACCATCATCAGCAACAATGATGATGACGCCAAATCACATTTTGATGCAGAACTTGATCCGGTTGCTAACGCAATCTGGCACGCACGTGATGTTTCCAATGAACCGGCCAATGTAATTTATCCGGAAAGCTTCGTTGAAAGATGGACCGAGAAATTCGCTGGCATGGATAACATCACGATCAAAGTCATTGATGAAAAGGAAATGCTGGAAATGAATATGGGCGCCATTTATGGCGTTGGTCGCGGTAGTAAACGCCCACCGCGTATCATGATTGTGGAATATAATGGTGGCAACAGCGGCGATAATCCTGTCGCTATCGTTGGTAAGGGCATCACGTTCGATACCGGCGGCATCAGCATAAAAGGTTCCAACAACATGTGGAACATGAAATTTGATATGTCCGGCGCTGCAAGCGCGATCGGGACCATTTATGCACTTGCCGGTCGAGGTGCAAAAGTGAACGCCGTTGGTGTTGCGGCACTCGCTGAAAATATGCCAGGCGGCAATGCACAGCGCCCGGGTGATGTGGTAAATACCATGTCTGGTAAAACCGTACAAATCAGATCAACAGATGCAGAGGGGCGCTTGGTTCTTGCCGATGGCATTCATTATACCGATGTAACATATGATCCGCCGCTTCTTGTTAATCTAGCGACACTGACCGGGTCAGCGAGCCGTGCTTTAGGGGATGATTACGCGGCGCTTTTCTCGCGTCATGATGAACTTGCGGATAAATTACTTGATATGGGTAAGGAAACCGGTGACGAGCTTTGGCACCTGCCGCTAAACAAGAATCACTTTAAAGCCATCGAAAATAATGTAGCGGATATTATGAACTCCGGACCATCTGCTCCGGGTGCGAGTGCAGGCGCTGCATTCATTGGTGCATTCGTACGTGAAGAAACCAATTGGGCCCATCTTGATATTGCTGGTGTTGCATATTCCGATAAAGCCATGCCGACCAAGGCTTCACCGGGTTCAAGGTCCTTTGGAATCAGGCTTTTAAACGGATACATCAAGAAACATTACGAAAATTAATAATCCAATATTTGAAACATTAAAGAACGGCCTCTTTGTTAAATAAACATTGGGGCCGTTTTCTATAAATCACTACGCTTTACATAAATGCTGATAAGCTTTATTAAGTACGTCTTTGTTGATGATTAATAATTGGAACACACAATCATGGAAAATGTTAAGACTATCTGGCTTCGTTCAGAATCAAGACCAACAGAACGCCGTACACCGCTTTTACCGGAAGGTGCAAAAGAGCTAATGGCAGATGGATATAATGTCGTTGTTGAAAGATCAGACAACCGTATTATTCCAAATGCCGATTATGAAGCAGCGGGTTGTGAAATGGTGGATGCTGGCGGATGGATGAACCATCCTGAAGATGCCATTATTCTTGGCCTTAAAGAATTACCGGAAGAGCCAGCGGTTATTAAAAACACTCATATCCTTTTTGCCCATGCTTATAAGGAACAATCAGGTTGGAAAGAAACACTAACGCGTTTTACAACGGGCGGTGCTGACCTTCTTGATATTGAATATATGACCCGTGAAAACGGAATGCGTTATGTGGCATTTGGTTACCGTGCTGGTTATATGGGTGCAGCCCTTTCCATGCTTCATTGGT encodes:
- a CDS encoding leucyl aminopeptidase → MRKLSTTFLSLATAGLLTTSALAQTTVSFSDNVPSQGNLVIGVFENGDLGSFGQTIDSNSNGALSHAIKAADFKAGEMSTKVIPAPMGSGYDQIMLVGLGAKGEEKSDLQWQKIGGDAAQDAVKAFKQAPSMVYDVSANATANLAYGAKLGIYYFDKYYTKESRQKSQENITIISNNDDDAKSHFDAELDPVANAIWHARDVSNEPANVIYPESFVERWTEKFAGMDNITIKVIDEKEMLEMNMGAIYGVGRGSKRPPRIMIVEYNGGNSGDNPVAIVGKGITFDTGGISIKGSNNMWNMKFDMSGAASAIGTIYALAGRGAKVNAVGVAALAENMPGGNAQRPGDVVNTMSGKTVQIRSTDAEGRLVLADGIHYTDVTYDPPLLVNLATLTGSASRALGDDYAALFSRHDELADKLLDMGKETGDELWHLPLNKNHFKAIENNVADIMNSGPSAPGASAGAAFIGAFVREETNWAHLDIAGVAYSDKAMPTKASPGSRSFGIRLLNGYIKKHYEN